TGCAATCCATAAAAGTTAAGCAACCATAGCTCGAAAGCAATATTGCTGACTGGTCCAATATGCCATTTTTCAGACCCAAATATTCATTCTCAATCAACCTAAAAGGACCACGGTTAATGTTTAATAAACCCTTTTTTTCGATAATCTTAAATGCTATGCAAATTAACCCCGTCACTTATGAGCTAATTACCGGTCATATTCAATATTTTCTGTAGGAGAAACTGTAAGATTATTAGCACTTTCAAGAGCCAAAAGGTAAGCTATTCCAACCTGTTGAAACATAAAAAACGATGCAATTACCAATTTTAAACGCTATTGTATTAAGTTAGTAAAAAAAGTTATATATAGCGACTAGTGAGCATTAAGATGATTCGACAATAATTATGATTATTTGGGATTTGGATTGAATGTACAGTAAGCAtaacaagaaaagaaaaaaaaaacttacagCAGCTGACGAGCTTAAACCGGAACTATCAAGACCCTTTGTACCGCATATGAATCCAGTGATACCCTGCACCAAACAGAATTTAGAACTTCAGAAGCTGGTGCCAAAAAGAGATTTTACATAATGTTGACTAGAGGTGGTAAAATGGGCGTATAATATAACAGGTCAAAACGGTTCTGAGTCAACCATGCCGCTTTTTAAAAGGGTTAATTGTCCGGAAATCTGTATTATAAACAGATATAGAGGTGGTAAAATGGGTTGATTGACTAGAAGTGGTAAAATGGGCGTACATAATGTTGCTTATTTCCTTTTTGTTAAAACTATCACTTGAATTTAAAGTTTTGTGTAGTTAGTATTATAAACAGTCAAAATGTTTTAACCTGTTTGAGATGGTTTCCTCTGCGTTGCAGCGCGTACAGTGCTCCTTTCGCATAACATCCCCATTTACATTCCTCTGATAATGAATCGTTTTGTTGGATCTTTCCGTTTGACTTAGCATCATTCTTCAAAAGCTGAACTTGGTCAACTCTGTAGTCAAATGATCCCACTCAAATAAGTTCAACAAAAAGTGATCAGTCATCGTAAAAAATTGCGAAAAGAAAAAAAGTGTGTTCACCTAAATCGAACTTCTCCACTGAATTGTCCAGACCTTAAAAGAACCTTTGCATACAGATTCGTTTAACATGAAGAGCACAAACGGCTattaaatcaaaataaatatttaaaaaataacaCTTATTACTGTAGGAATACTAAGTTTCGAACATTGTTCATTTGTTATTCGTTAACACCATATAAAAAAAGATTTAAATTTGTGAGAATTATACCTGAGAATCATTAGAAGGCACAAATCCAAGAATTATACCCTTATCGATTGTCATCGCTGAAACTACTCCACCCTATATATATCATCAAAAAATAAAAAAGAAGGTGCAGGGTCAATTAAGTGAATGCTATTTTAAAAATAGATGCACGAATATTTAGGtaaaaaaatgatatatatatatatatatatatatatatatatatatatatatatatatatatatatatatatatatatatatattattcaaccTGATGATCGATATGAGCTCCCAATGGGCAAATTCTGTATGGAGATACAACAATCCTAACAATATTAACATCTACACCAGCCATTTCAGCAACTATCTTCTTGATGTTATCTAACTGTAAATACACAAAGTAGTGACAGAATGAATATGTAATACTAGTTTCATTTCTACAGTTCAAAGTATATGGCAGTTTACTTTGTTACACTAATGTCCAAATCCTATAGAATATTCTCATAACTTCTTTTGTTAAACTTGAACATTCAGAATCCGTTTAAATGCACATTCAAACACACCCTACGAATAGATACACAGCATGTGTACAAGAATAAACAAGCACACAAAATGGTGCCATCAGATGATTGCGGTTAAATGATAATCGCTAAAATATGAATCACAATTCATAACTAGTAGTATACCATCGTCATTGGCTACAAATGATTCTTGCAAACAAATCCAATCACCTCAAAATGGTGATGAAAAGTTAGCTTAAACCGATAACCATTAATGATGTTGttatcatcatcaaatcatcaaATTATATAAAGGAAAATACATCTtataatatctaaaaattacaacaATACCCAATCACACAAATGTGAGGTATGAGGAGATAAGACATAGACAATCTTTTCTCTACACAGAATAAAAAAAGGAAGTCACTTTTCCACTAGGAAGTAGAGAAAAACGTTTTTCTACTCACAGTTTGAAAAATTCATCACTCCCTCTACTCGATAATAGAGACTGTTTCTAGAAGGACCTCCGGCCAACAGTAGCAGATCTAGGATAAAAACTCAAaggttttctaattttttttttacaaagtaccCTTCATAATTGTTACCTGTTGTTTACTTTCAAAATATCATAAATCCTACACACATATGGGGTCTCATAGTTCAATTTAATGGCGTCCTATAATTTTGAGGatatttaataaaaaataaaaagatagTGGGTCATTGGATCCCATGATCAATTTAGTATATTCGCCATTGTCGGCCAATATGAAATAACAAAAACatagatataaatattaatatctaaAATTTGTGAGTACCAAATCCAAAAGAAGATGAACTCTGCCATTAGAACATGGATTTAATTAAATCCCATCATAACAAAACATATAGTAGATTACATGTTTAAATCTATTACTAAATGCAGTATAACGCCAAAGATTCACTTAATGATACCAATCAACAATGAGGTGTATTGTGAGAGTACAATCAAACGTtgactaactaataataataacacattgcatcatcaatcatcaatcatcaatcattAATCAATAACAACAATATCATTACAAATCAAAAATTGAAATATTTAAGAATGATTACCTCAGAATCAGAGGGCCAAGATAAGacacccattttttttttttttcaaggacTAACTCTGTTTTTGGATCTGGGATTCTGATGAGATTTTGTAATGAAGTAAAGTTGAAGGATTAATTAAAAGGTGTTGGGTGGATGAAGTTGTAGCGCCAAATTATTATTAGAGGATGTGAATGAAACTGATAATGAGTTGAAATGTCAAATTATTTATAATTATGTTTGAAATCTAAGCATCGTCAGTGTACTCTGCTCTGCGTAACTGGTTGGATATACAAACTCCATTCAATATAATACGTGGCAATTAGGTTTTTTGCACTTGTTTCCTGTCGGTTATCATTATGTAATTTATTTATAAATTTTTCGCAATACCTCGTACGCTtttaatacataaaataaaaataaaatgtgtACTCCGTATAAATTAAATTGAGTAAATTAAGAAAAAAATTATCTTGATGGTTTtcgaaaaaaatatatttaatgatttttttttatctATGCGGATGTAGATGATCTTTTATTTAATAAATGTGATATTGTTAGTGAATTACATTAATGATCATTAACTTttggttatattttatttattactcTGTAATTAGTTATTTCTATACTAAATAATTTTAACGTTATCTGATCATTTATAATCTATAATCATAACTCTTCATAActcatttaaataataattttcaaaaaattttgaatactaaataataaataaatattatttaaagcTTCAATATGTCAACAAAcagtatataattaaattaatatatatatatatatatatatatatatatatatatatatatatatatatatatatatatatatatatatatagtggtaggatcaagagggaagtaatcattcgggggaagcaaaaacttttttttttcgttttttgaaaaaactttgttcacgaacattatagatgagatgaaaatatgaacatttagtagagacactttgtgataaatgtttttattttggcggaaaaacgctcgaagaagtaatatataacaattatcgtgtttttcgagcgtattttgaggttttagctattggggtttagatattagggtttagatattagggtttatagggtttagatattagggtttagaaatttagggtttagggtttagatttagggtttagatcgagtttttaacacgaacggtttagagtttagggtttagggtttaggttttggtGTTTTGggcttatggaataaacccaaaacaccaaacaccaaaccctaaaccctaaaccctaaaccctaaactctaaatcgggctaaattttacatcacaaaacatgaaaaaaaaacgttcatattctttgtgatgacccgggaatttccgaccaaatttaaacttgaatcttatttgatttcgatacgataagcaaagtctgtaatgtcgatgtttcaaaaactttgaattgtgttcatgtaatcaattacctttcgactgttctcgacgattcacgaaccattgatcgtaaatagaaatgtatatatataaataaatatatatgtaaataattatatattatgaattaaatatattaataaaccagtatgtgatttagaaagaaaacttaaacttgatatttaaaacatgattaaatatgaagtagttgaaatatataaatatatgaatatatacacatatatataggattaatatacataattattaattgTATGCATATTTGAAATATACATATGAAATATttgatattatttaatatataatagattacataaataataataggtaatattgatatattcaatttaaatttaataataaatataattgttatactaagaatattattattacttttactattattgtcaatattattattaatattaaaatcagtattattaatagtattattttcaatatataatatataaatatgaaattggatatatatatatataaattgatatattattattacttataatattattatctttattaataatataattagtattattaatattatcgataataatattattattaccatttttattattattattattatgattatttattattatgattattattatttctattattatttctattattattattattattattattattattattattattattattattattattagtattttattttattattaacaaattttaataatataattattaattagtattattattatgaatacatttattaataaagttaattaTATAATCAGTCTATTACACGTAAATTATATCATATCActgtcaaattttatatatattttttttctgcatTCTATTTCGCTCGTGATTATTAGCCGACACCTGCAGTATATGATTGATCCTCTTATTGATAAAAATCATTCAATATTTCCAGCATCACATTCAAATACCGCTAGTTCTATAAGGTACCAGTTGaggaatcaaatttttttttttatttatttcgataTCTCTGTTCGTATGACCTTTTTGCTCATATTTCGAAATCGAATtcatttttaaaaatctaataatgcagaagtGTCCCAAATCACGTCGTGAAAGTTTCCTCAAATTCTCAGGTTCCAATTCCTTTTAACGaattcaaattttcgagtcaaaccttAAAAAAGAAAAAGTCAAACTTATGTTCTTCGATCAAATTGAAGTTTTAGAAGTTATCTTAGTTGAAATTAATGACTCATAAAGTTTTTATAGATGATTTAAAACATGATTCATGTTGTAACAATTGGCCAAATCTTTAAAGaattcgaaatcaattttttttttttgaagacctGCGACGAACACAGCTttctgttttgattttttttttgatgTCTTTTAATTTACAAACACAACTTTAAATCACATATGCCTCAATTTTACATCTTAAATTATACCTCTGGTCGATGCAGTTGAATCCCCGATCGATTTAAATTTGAAGAAGATAGAAGATGAAGTTAGAACAAATTAATACGGTTTATATAATTTAAAGTTCAGTTAATTTTAGAAAAATTGGAACTATCGGATGGTTAAAGTGTtggtgcgggtgagcgagaggtcgggggttcgagtctggttcgcgacattattttttttaaaagcttcttCTAAGGTAGTccctttttcttttattattactattattaatattatcatttttattattattatgattattattgttatgtttatcattagtaattgttattattacaagtattattattatggttattagtgttattactatggttattattattattattattattattattattattattattattattattattattattattattattattattattgtttttataagtattataataattattattagtatcataatatgtgttataacaattatcattattattagtataagtatcatccatgttattatcattattaatttatcattttagcactactattattattatgattatgattatgtttaggattattattattgttattataaaaacaatacaagttattattattctcactaatattagtataaatatctttTTTTCGTAatcattagttttactattattattattaacataagtatcaatttttaacaatatcgttattattattagtattaccaatattaagaaagttattattattagtaaatcattattatcaaaactatcatttttgttacaa
This genomic window from Rutidosis leptorrhynchoides isolate AG116_Rl617_1_P2 chromosome 2, CSIRO_AGI_Rlap_v1, whole genome shotgun sequence contains:
- the LOC139890706 gene encoding galacturonokinase isoform X1; its protein translation is MGVLSWPSDSELDNIKKIVAEMAGVDVNIVRIVVSPYRICPLGAHIDHQGGVVSAMTIDKGIILGFVPSNDSQVLLRSGQFSGEVRFRVDQVQLLKNDAKSNGKIQQNDSLSEECKWGCYAKGALYALQRRGNHLKQGITGFICGTKGLDSSGLSSSAAVGIAYLLALESANNLTVSPTENIEYDRLIENEYLGLKNGILDQSAILLSSYGCLTFMDCKTKLHKLIHPPKVEMEKNDDTKKAYKILLAFSGLKQALTTNLGYNRRVTECRDAAKILLTASGKDVEPILCNVKLEEYEAHKSKLEPDLAKRAEHYFSENMRVIKGLEAWGCGNFEEFGKLISASGLSSIQNYECGCEPLIQLYNILVKAPGVYGARFSGAGFRGCCVAFVNAEYAEKAASYVNNEYLKVQPDLASHLNQDTVVICDSGDCARII